One region of Phycisphaerales bacterium genomic DNA includes:
- a CDS encoding prolyl oligopeptidase family serine peptidase — protein MHTIAAPVLFAFLALFFQALATQPAQPTPEHRSSAPSTEAPPLPTPTDLILERTTLPAEPGSKATVERIVYRSDGLRIVGYIAYPADALGNKSKLPCLVFNRGGNRSFGETDDRWAQMLGGKAAEWGYVFFTSNLRGSTGSEGQDEFGGADVNDIINGLGVLDALPFADTSRIGMWGHSRGGMMTYLALTRTKRVRAAIVGAGLSDMARCAKLRPEMEENVFNECIPNWKTQRDDAIHARSAVLWADKLPTDVPVLIVHGTSDWRVDPRDALDIAVKLQEAKRPYRLLMLEGGDHGLFGDHKETYDNAIRDWLDRYVKPEKPKLPNLEPHGA, from the coding sequence ATGCACACGATCGCCGCGCCGGTCCTTTTCGCGTTCCTCGCGCTCTTCTTCCAAGCGCTCGCCACCCAACCGGCACAGCCGACGCCGGAACACAGATCCTCGGCCCCTTCGACCGAGGCTCCCCCACTACCCACACCTACCGATCTCATCCTGGAACGCACCACTCTCCCCGCCGAGCCCGGCAGCAAGGCGACCGTCGAGCGGATCGTCTACCGCTCCGACGGCCTCCGGATCGTCGGCTACATCGCATATCCCGCCGACGCCCTTGGCAATAAGTCCAAGCTGCCGTGCCTGGTGTTCAATCGCGGGGGCAACCGGTCCTTCGGGGAGACCGACGATCGATGGGCCCAGATGCTCGGTGGGAAAGCCGCGGAGTGGGGCTACGTCTTCTTCACCTCCAACCTGAGGGGCAGCACGGGAAGCGAAGGACAGGACGAGTTCGGCGGTGCGGACGTTAACGACATCATCAACGGGCTCGGGGTCCTTGACGCCCTTCCATTCGCCGATACGTCGCGGATTGGCATGTGGGGCCACTCGCGCGGCGGCATGATGACCTACCTGGCGCTCACCAGGACGAAGCGCGTACGTGCCGCCATCGTGGGCGCCGGACTGTCAGACATGGCACGGTGCGCCAAGCTCCGGCCTGAGATGGAGGAGAATGTTTTCAACGAGTGCATCCCTAACTGGAAGACGCAGCGCGATGACGCGATCCACGCCCGCTCCGCTGTGCTTTGGGCCGACAAACTCCCGACGGATGTCCCTGTCCTGATCGTGCACGGCACCTCCGACTGGCGTGTCGACCCCCGAGACGCCCTCGACATAGCCGTGAAGCTCCAGGAGGCCAAGCGCCCCTACCGCCTCCTCATGCTCGAGGGCGGCGATCACGGCCTCTTTGGGGACCACAAGGAAACCTACGACAACGCGATCCGCGACTGGCTCGACCGCTATGTCAAGCCCGAAAAGCCGAAGCTGCCCAACCTGGAGCCGCACGGCGCCTAA
- the rsfS gene encoding ribosome silencing factor — translation MPSPTQPVQAQATSPETLQFAIEAARLVRDDKCEEVVLLDVRELSQVTDYIIIGSGTSDRQMHSVLRHVEELGKGRGMPSFRSNADDRSTWLLIDFVDVVVHLFEPNTRAHYDLEMLWGDAPRVQWERPDQMQRDRAGLNQ, via the coding sequence ATGCCCAGCCCGACCCAGCCCGTACAGGCCCAAGCCACCTCGCCCGAGACGCTCCAGTTCGCCATCGAGGCCGCGCGCCTGGTGCGCGACGACAAGTGCGAGGAGGTCGTGCTGCTGGATGTGCGCGAGCTGTCGCAGGTGACCGACTACATCATCATCGGCAGCGGCACCTCCGACCGGCAGATGCACTCGGTGCTGCGGCACGTGGAGGAGCTCGGCAAGGGGCGCGGCATGCCCAGCTTCCGCAGCAACGCCGACGACCGTAGCACGTGGCTGCTCATCGACTTCGTTGATGTGGTCGTGCACCTCTTCGAGCCCAATACCCGTGCCCACTACGACCTCGAGATGCTCTGGGGTGATGCGCCCCGGGTGCAGTGGGAGCGGCCGGACCAGATGCAGCGGGACCGGGCGGGGCTGAATCAATAA
- a CDS encoding UvrD-helicase domain-containing protein: MTQFSDSFLSRLHGQHSPGDQHDGGHGEAPPPLTAESLTKDLTPPQKEAVLATEGPLLVLAAAGSGKTRVITRRIAYLISLGVPAWQIMALTFTNKAAGEMRERVHTLLGDGQRAKGLTITTFHSLCARLLRRYAEAAGLKPDYSIYDSGDQSALCKKVIEALQLSTSNFPPRSVLSAISNAKNDLKDAEAYAAEAFDFSSKMIAKIYAGYTKALRGANAVDFDDLLLLTAKVLKNDQMAREECQRRWQYLLVDEYQDTNHAQFLIASQIAGKGSGPGGPNFCVVGDPDQAIYGWRGADISNILEFEQHYPKARTITLGENFRSTAPILKVADTLIRNNKRRKHKDLFTSKAGGEKVEAVLTRDERHEADIVVDWLKARHEGVTSRGEKGDKPVAWRDMAIFYRTNSLSRVMEEALRAAGVPYSIAKGTAFYEREEVKNVLAYLRVVANADDSISLSRIINTPARGISKATQDAAEQFAAMQGISLLDAFRHADQLDGITPKAVTSIQKFLEMYDGWTGGGTFLYKGSDLGLTLHELVDRVIKESGLEKMYKEQAAKSQTETDAERLDNLAEIVSAAREFELEFDPAADPAADVMGGQPLRGGPSASAAGKTPPSVECDPLDDSPFAPDAASLPTSDFPPPTSTAPKMLSMLRAYLESVALVADADAVDPAQGSVTLMTLHAAKGLEFPAVAMIGMEEGLLPHTRALTSEADMEEERRLAFVGVTRAMRRLLMTAAKYRTIRGLQERTIPSRFLGEMPPSEMITVDMSDVSSGLGEDWGEELDSGSDRVEARISRMNSERRGGSTSGGPGFSRTTPAPGLAGEFPVGCQVRHPQFGLGTIRSVQGGANARATIQFRDVGVKTMVLEYARLTRVS, from the coding sequence GTGACCCAGTTCTCCGACTCGTTCCTCTCCCGCCTGCACGGCCAGCATTCACCCGGTGACCAGCACGATGGTGGGCACGGTGAAGCCCCGCCCCCGCTCACGGCCGAGTCGCTGACGAAGGACCTGACGCCGCCGCAGAAGGAGGCGGTGCTGGCGACGGAGGGGCCGCTGCTGGTGCTGGCCGCGGCGGGGTCGGGGAAAACCCGGGTGATTACGCGTCGGATCGCGTACCTGATCTCGCTAGGGGTGCCGGCCTGGCAGATCATGGCCTTGACGTTCACGAACAAGGCCGCGGGCGAGATGCGGGAGCGCGTGCACACGCTGCTGGGGGATGGACAGCGTGCAAAGGGGCTGACGATTACGACGTTCCACTCGCTGTGCGCGCGGCTGCTGCGGCGGTACGCGGAGGCGGCGGGGCTGAAGCCGGACTACTCGATTTACGATTCGGGAGACCAGTCGGCGCTTTGCAAGAAGGTGATCGAGGCGCTGCAGTTGAGCACGAGCAATTTCCCGCCGCGGAGCGTGCTGAGCGCGATCAGCAACGCCAAGAACGACCTCAAGGACGCGGAGGCGTACGCGGCGGAGGCGTTCGACTTCTCGAGCAAGATGATTGCCAAGATCTACGCGGGGTACACCAAGGCGTTGCGGGGCGCGAATGCGGTGGACTTCGACGACCTGCTGCTGCTGACGGCGAAGGTCCTGAAGAACGACCAGATGGCGCGGGAGGAGTGCCAGCGGCGGTGGCAGTACCTGCTCGTTGACGAGTACCAGGACACGAACCACGCGCAGTTCCTGATTGCGTCGCAGATCGCCGGCAAGGGCAGCGGGCCGGGGGGGCCGAACTTCTGCGTCGTCGGCGACCCGGACCAGGCGATTTACGGCTGGCGCGGCGCCGACATCAGCAACATCCTGGAGTTCGAGCAGCACTACCCCAAGGCGCGGACGATCACACTGGGCGAGAACTTCCGCTCGACGGCGCCCATCCTGAAGGTCGCCGACACGCTCATCCGCAACAACAAGCGGCGCAAGCACAAGGACCTCTTCACGAGCAAGGCGGGGGGCGAGAAGGTCGAGGCAGTGCTGACGCGTGATGAGCGGCACGAGGCCGACATCGTGGTCGATTGGCTGAAGGCGCGTCATGAGGGCGTGACGTCCCGAGGGGAGAAGGGTGACAAGCCCGTTGCCTGGCGCGACATGGCGATTTTCTACCGAACCAACTCGCTGTCACGCGTGATGGAGGAGGCGCTTCGGGCGGCGGGGGTGCCGTACTCGATCGCGAAAGGCACGGCCTTCTACGAGCGCGAGGAAGTCAAGAACGTCCTCGCGTACCTGCGTGTGGTGGCGAACGCCGACGACTCGATCTCTCTGTCGCGGATCATCAACACGCCCGCGCGAGGTATCAGCAAGGCGACGCAGGACGCGGCCGAGCAGTTCGCGGCCATGCAGGGCATCAGCCTGCTCGATGCGTTCCGGCATGCCGATCAGCTGGATGGAATTACGCCGAAGGCGGTGACGAGCATCCAGAAGTTTCTGGAGATGTACGACGGGTGGACCGGCGGGGGCACGTTCCTCTACAAGGGCTCGGACCTCGGCCTCACCCTGCACGAGCTGGTTGATCGCGTGATCAAGGAGTCGGGCCTGGAGAAGATGTACAAGGAGCAGGCCGCGAAGAGCCAGACGGAGACGGACGCGGAGCGGCTGGACAACCTCGCGGAGATCGTGAGCGCGGCGCGGGAGTTTGAGCTGGAGTTCGACCCGGCGGCCGACCCTGCGGCCGATGTCATGGGTGGCCAGCCGCTCCGCGGCGGCCCTTCCGCTTCCGCCGCGGGCAAGACCCCCCCGAGCGTCGAGTGTGACCCCCTGGACGACTCACCGTTTGCACCGGACGCTGCATCGCTTCCAACTTCCGACTTCCCACCTCCGACTTCCACCGCCCCGAAGATGTTGTCAATGCTCCGTGCTTACCTCGAGTCCGTCGCCCTCGTCGCGGACGCCGACGCCGTGGACCCGGCGCAGGGCTCGGTGACGCTGATGACGCTGCACGCCGCGAAAGGGCTGGAGTTCCCGGCGGTCGCGATGATCGGCATGGAGGAGGGGCTGCTGCCGCACACGCGGGCTCTGACCAGCGAGGCGGATATGGAGGAGGAGCGGCGGCTGGCGTTCGTGGGCGTCACGCGGGCGATGCGGCGGCTGCTGATGACGGCCGCGAAGTACCGGACGATCCGCGGGCTTCAGGAGCGCACGATCCCAAGCCGCTTCCTGGGCGAGATGCCGCCGAGCGAGATGATCACGGTGGACATGAGTGATGTGTCCAGCGGCCTGGGCGAGGACTGGGGCGAGGAGCTCGACAGCGGCAGCGACCGGGTCGAGGCGCGCATCAGCCGCATGAACAGCGAGCGCCGCGGCGGGTCTACCTCGGGCGGCCCCGGCTTCTCACGCACGACGCCCGCGCCCGGGCTCGCGGGCGAGTTTCCGGTCGGCTGCCAGGTGCGCCACCCGCAGTTCGGGCTTGGCACGATCAGGAGCGTGCAGGGCGGGGCGAACGCGCGCGCGACGATCCAGTTCCGCGATGTAGGGGTGAAGACGATGGTGCTGGAGTATGCGCGTTTGACGCGGGTGAGTTAG
- a CDS encoding DinB family protein gives MPTALDTTLHSFRYSLAFLREQVSDVPESRLCEQPGGFVNHPVWTIGHLTHTCEMIGEVIGIEAWLPATHAKLFGAGSAPVADRGTYPCVAELFVELRTAEERVISGVRRLTDAQLEQPFPDPAYADVFPSVGHALTQVLAGHTAYHVGQVGAWRRATGLPAMRRSYE, from the coding sequence ATGCCGACGGCACTCGACACCACGCTCCACAGCTTTCGCTACTCGCTTGCATTCCTACGCGAGCAGGTTTCCGATGTGCCCGAGTCGCGACTTTGCGAGCAGCCGGGTGGGTTCGTGAACCACCCAGTGTGGACCATCGGGCACCTGACGCACACCTGCGAGATGATCGGTGAGGTGATCGGTATCGAGGCGTGGCTGCCGGCGACCCATGCGAAGCTCTTCGGCGCAGGAAGCGCGCCTGTTGCGGATCGCGGGACGTACCCGTGCGTCGCGGAGTTGTTTGTCGAACTCAGGACTGCCGAGGAGCGGGTGATCAGCGGTGTGCGACGGCTCACTGACGCACAGCTTGAGCAACCCTTCCCAGACCCCGCATACGCCGACGTATTCCCTTCCGTGGGGCACGCGCTGACGCAGGTGCTGGCGGGCCACACCGCCTACCACGTGGGCCAGGTGGGTGCGTGGCGACGCGCGACCGGGCTGCCGGCCATGCGGCGGAGCTACGAGTAA
- a CDS encoding MBL fold metallo-hydrolase, whose protein sequence is MVNTAVRDLTDPTGETDLSATPAPKSFRLADEDVTKLKELTGVARSSVRRYSKEFLDGFRNNTKQGEVWQSELDHAAHDGPLVAAWLGHATILLRLGDKWILTDPVFSHRIGVKLGPLTFGVGRLCPAFDPALLPPLDLILISHAHFDHLDLPSMKKLVSENTHVVTALNTKRLIPKGFASVQELEWDKELRVNGLRLRALKPNHWGARTAWDRHRGFNSYVLESDKNRVLFAGDTAHTEGYSTLGRQGADLTIFGIGAYNPWIQAHACPEQVWDMHQQAGGNFLLPIHHSTFKLSDEPLDEPMRRMLQAADGQQHRVVGREMGQLWTPDHTIQVSPDGTARDV, encoded by the coding sequence ATGGTGAACACTGCCGTGCGCGACCTCACCGACCCAACAGGAGAGACCGACTTGAGCGCGACCCCAGCGCCGAAGTCATTCCGTCTGGCCGATGAGGACGTCACCAAGCTCAAGGAGCTCACCGGGGTCGCCCGGTCCAGCGTGCGCCGCTACTCCAAGGAGTTCCTGGACGGCTTCCGCAACAACACGAAGCAGGGCGAGGTCTGGCAGAGTGAGCTGGACCACGCGGCCCACGACGGCCCGCTGGTGGCAGCGTGGCTGGGGCACGCGACCATCCTGCTCCGCCTGGGCGACAAGTGGATCCTCACCGACCCGGTGTTCTCCCACCGGATCGGCGTGAAGCTGGGGCCGCTGACGTTCGGTGTTGGCCGGCTCTGCCCCGCCTTCGACCCGGCGCTGCTGCCGCCGCTGGATCTGATCCTCATTAGCCACGCCCACTTTGACCACCTCGATCTGCCCAGCATGAAGAAGCTGGTCAGTGAGAACACGCACGTCGTCACCGCCCTCAACACCAAGCGGCTCATCCCCAAGGGCTTCGCCAGCGTGCAGGAGCTCGAGTGGGACAAGGAGCTCCGCGTCAACGGCCTCCGCCTCCGCGCCTTGAAACCCAACCACTGGGGCGCCCGCACCGCCTGGGACCGCCACCGTGGCTTCAACAGCTACGTCCTGGAGTCCGACAAGAACCGAGTGCTCTTCGCCGGCGACACGGCCCACACCGAGGGCTACTCCACACTGGGGCGACAAGGCGCCGACCTCACCATCTTCGGCATCGGCGCGTACAACCCGTGGATCCAGGCCCACGCCTGCCCCGAGCAGGTCTGGGATATGCACCAGCAGGCCGGTGGCAACTTCCTGCTCCCGATCCACCACTCCACGTTCAAGCTGAGCGACGAGCCGCTCGACGAGCCGATGCGTCGGATGCTCCAGGCCGCGGATGGCCAGCAGCACCGCGTCGTCGGGCGTGAAATGGGGCAGCTGTGGACACCCGACCACACGATCCAGGTCAGCCCCGACGGCACCGCTCGCGACGTCTGA
- a CDS encoding MBL fold metallo-hydrolase: MEAQGPTIPLTVPLCDEARLCVLSSSSKGNSSALVVGGAGGQQSLVLIDAGLSPRRTRDLLLERGIDLPISAIVLTHLDHDHFHQGWLSERAGLPEGAWLYLHKRHRNRAQRAGLLYSPTRVFEDDAFEVAPGVHVSPVLMSHDSLGAAAFRFDFAHSGRSLGYATDLGRATQRLIDHLAGVDVLAIESNYCPNMQAYSGRPEFLRRRITHGSGHLSNEQAAEAVRAIAPREHVVLLHLSLDCNRPELAAMHYHGCPCKVTIASWEKPTDWIQLTWPEAPRRERVAPRMTGPVVVARRPGMASPTLFDGLGAG; this comes from the coding sequence ATGGAGGCGCAGGGCCCGACCATCCCGCTGACGGTGCCCCTGTGCGACGAGGCCCGCCTGTGCGTGCTGAGCTCCAGCAGCAAGGGGAACTCTTCGGCGCTGGTAGTGGGGGGAGCGGGGGGGCAGCAGTCGCTGGTGCTGATCGATGCGGGGCTTTCGCCGCGGCGCACGAGGGACCTGCTGCTGGAGCGGGGCATCGACCTGCCGATCTCGGCAATCGTGCTCACGCACCTTGACCACGACCACTTCCACCAGGGCTGGCTGAGCGAGCGGGCCGGGCTGCCCGAGGGGGCGTGGCTGTACCTGCACAAGCGGCACCGCAACCGGGCCCAGCGGGCGGGGCTGCTGTACTCGCCGACGCGGGTGTTCGAGGATGACGCCTTCGAGGTTGCTCCCGGCGTGCACGTCTCCCCGGTGCTGATGTCGCACGACTCCCTCGGTGCCGCGGCGTTCCGCTTTGACTTCGCCCACAGCGGCCGCTCGCTGGGCTACGCGACGGACCTGGGCCGGGCCACGCAGCGGCTGATCGATCACCTCGCGGGGGTCGATGTGCTGGCTATCGAGAGCAACTACTGCCCCAACATGCAGGCCTACTCGGGCCGCCCCGAGTTCCTCCGCCGCCGCATCACCCACGGGAGCGGCCACCTCAGCAACGAGCAGGCCGCGGAGGCCGTGCGGGCGATCGCGCCGCGCGAGCACGTCGTGCTGCTGCACCTGTCGCTGGACTGCAACCGCCCGGAGCTGGCCGCGATGCACTACCACGGCTGCCCCTGCAAGGTGACGATTGCGAGCTGGGAGAAGCCAACCGACTGGATCCAGCTGACCTGGCCCGAGGCCCCGCGCCGCGAGCGGGTGGCGCCGCGGATGACAGGCCCCGTGGTGGTGGCCCGGCGGCCGGGGATGGCCTCTCCAACACTCTTTGATGGGCTGGGCGCGGGCTGA
- a CDS encoding serine/threonine-protein kinase — protein sequence MPDSSRQSDPGKTSPLGKAPATGPAAAQAASAKMGSTGPAVPTAEEILQEVAKSGTNVDTIVGRLVIDQGFATPEELSHCLAQAKALAEEKSQRSLAELLVENEYVTRRQMARIRELAEGERSGQKIPGYKVMSKLGAGAMATVFKAKQLSLDRMVAIKLLPKKYSSNPQFIERFYAEGRAAAQLNHPNIVQAYDVGKAGEYHYFVMEYVEGSTVYDEIVKHKRFQEGEAIDLIMQVAEALQHAHERGLIHRDVKPKNIMLARTQGGSGPGSSIAKLADMGLARAISDKEAAEAEQGKAFGTPYYISPEQIRGEINITPAADIYSLGATLYHMVTGAVPFDGKNPSAVMHKHLKAELVPPDHVNAKLSAGLSEVVEMMMAKDPRKRYQSARDLITDLKAVKQKQPPPLAHKDIGGVDLTQLAAAEAAAAVTEIPVSANQPPLVRPWLFGLLIALLVISVGFNVFLLARGG from the coding sequence ATGCCCGATTCATCCCGCCAGAGCGACCCCGGCAAGACCTCACCCTTAGGGAAGGCCCCGGCCACCGGCCCGGCCGCGGCACAGGCCGCCTCGGCCAAGATGGGCTCCACCGGCCCCGCCGTGCCCACCGCCGAGGAGATCCTCCAGGAGGTCGCCAAGAGCGGGACCAACGTCGACACCATCGTCGGCCGCCTGGTGATCGACCAGGGCTTCGCCACCCCCGAGGAGCTGTCGCACTGCCTGGCGCAGGCTAAGGCCCTCGCGGAGGAGAAGAGCCAGCGCTCCCTCGCCGAGCTGCTCGTCGAGAACGAGTACGTCACCCGCCGGCAGATGGCCCGCATCCGCGAGCTTGCTGAAGGCGAGCGCAGCGGGCAGAAGATCCCCGGGTACAAGGTGATGTCCAAGCTCGGCGCGGGCGCCATGGCCACGGTCTTCAAGGCCAAACAGCTCTCGCTCGACCGCATGGTGGCCATCAAGCTGCTGCCCAAGAAGTACAGCAGCAACCCGCAGTTCATCGAGCGCTTCTACGCCGAGGGCCGGGCCGCGGCGCAGCTCAACCACCCCAACATCGTGCAGGCCTACGACGTGGGCAAGGCGGGCGAGTACCACTACTTCGTCATGGAGTACGTGGAGGGCTCCACGGTCTACGACGAGATCGTCAAGCACAAGCGCTTCCAGGAAGGTGAGGCCATCGACCTCATCATGCAGGTCGCCGAGGCCCTGCAGCACGCCCACGAGCGCGGCCTTATTCACCGCGACGTCAAGCCCAAGAACATCATGCTGGCGAGGACGCAGGGCGGCTCTGGCCCGGGCTCCAGCATCGCCAAGCTTGCCGACATGGGCCTGGCCCGCGCCATCTCCGACAAGGAAGCCGCGGAGGCCGAGCAGGGCAAGGCCTTTGGCACGCCCTACTACATCAGCCCCGAGCAGATCCGCGGGGAGATCAACATCACCCCCGCGGCCGACATCTACTCGCTGGGCGCCACGCTCTACCACATGGTGACGGGGGCGGTGCCCTTCGACGGCAAGAACCCCTCGGCGGTGATGCACAAGCACCTCAAGGCCGAGCTGGTGCCCCCCGACCACGTCAACGCCAAGCTCTCCGCCGGCCTCTCCGAGGTCGTCGAGATGATGATGGCCAAGGACCCGCGCAAGCGATACCAGTCCGCCCGCGACCTCATCACCGACCTCAAGGCCGTCAAGCAGAAGCAGCCCCCGCCCTTGGCCCACAAGGACATCGGCGGCGTGGACCTCACGCAGCTCGCCGCCGCCGAGGCCGCGGCCGCCGTGACCGAGATCCCCGTCTCCGCCAACCAGCCACCGCTGGTGCGCCCGTGGCTGTTCGGGCTGCTGATCGCCCTGCTGGTGATTAGCGTCGGATTCAATGTGTTCCTGCTCGCGCGGGGCGGCTGA
- a CDS encoding type I 3-dehydroquinate dehydratase: MSIPVREVEQAAGDARAAKAGGADIVEFRVDEFFHGDDATNAAENQSWQLARLVSECPLPCIVTCRHVSEGGHYDGPEDARIALLEHLTRSGGKGYHPPRYVDLELASYERSANLRQKVGLAIGVPGGVGEAPQERSGDPGTSLILSVHDTKGRPQDLTRRLARLYEAGAASVVKVAYRARSLRDSLELLDIAAQGAAGHKPTIALGMGEYGLLSRVLAGKFGAFLTFAALRREDATAPGQPTLDELLNLHRFRSIGAQTAVYGVVGSPVGHSMSPLVHNAGFGAVGHDGVYLPLPVAAGSTPEETDLSLKATLLELLHHERLNVRGLSVTIPFKESIVRLGRAEGWPLDPMVQAIGAANTLVVRRSTGQETGAALYNTDALAARECIEAVVGALAGKHIAVLGAGGVARAVAFACAAAGAETSVFARDVGKAAELSQAVARTIESGLKARPPGALLDAQTTDADVIVNCTPVGMTGGPAPGQSPIPDLSRLKNTAVVFDTVYNPVETPLLRAARARGLATIDGVSLFTRQAEAQFRLWTGKVPPANLFDGLVRERLRTQEA, encoded by the coding sequence GTGTCCATTCCGGTGCGGGAGGTGGAGCAGGCCGCGGGCGATGCACGCGCGGCGAAGGCGGGCGGGGCGGACATTGTCGAGTTCCGCGTGGATGAGTTCTTCCACGGCGACGACGCGACCAATGCGGCGGAGAACCAGTCCTGGCAGCTGGCGCGGCTTGTGTCCGAGTGTCCGCTGCCGTGCATCGTCACGTGCCGGCACGTGAGCGAGGGCGGGCACTACGACGGCCCTGAGGACGCCCGCATCGCGCTGCTGGAGCACCTGACGCGGAGCGGCGGAAAGGGTTACCACCCGCCGCGGTATGTCGATCTGGAGCTGGCGAGCTACGAGCGGTCGGCGAACCTGCGGCAGAAGGTGGGGCTGGCGATCGGCGTGCCCGGGGGTGTTGGGGAGGCGCCCCAAGAGCGGTCGGGCGATCCGGGCACGTCGCTGATTCTTTCGGTGCACGACACCAAAGGGCGGCCGCAGGACCTCACCCGCCGGCTTGCACGCCTCTACGAGGCGGGCGCGGCTAGCGTGGTAAAGGTGGCGTACCGGGCCCGCTCGCTGCGGGATTCGCTGGAGCTGCTAGACATCGCGGCACAGGGTGCGGCGGGGCACAAGCCGACCATCGCGCTGGGGATGGGCGAGTATGGGCTGCTCTCGCGCGTGCTGGCGGGCAAGTTCGGGGCGTTCCTCACCTTCGCGGCGCTGCGGCGCGAGGACGCCACGGCGCCGGGTCAGCCCACGCTGGATGAACTGCTGAACCTTCACCGCTTCCGCTCGATCGGTGCACAGACGGCCGTGTACGGCGTCGTGGGCTCGCCCGTGGGGCATTCGATGTCGCCGCTGGTGCACAACGCGGGCTTCGGGGCGGTGGGCCATGACGGCGTGTACCTGCCGCTGCCGGTCGCCGCGGGGAGCACGCCGGAGGAGACTGACCTGAGCCTCAAGGCGACGCTGCTGGAGTTGCTCCACCACGAGCGGCTCAACGTCCGCGGACTGTCGGTGACCATCCCGTTCAAGGAGAGCATCGTGCGGCTGGGGCGAGCGGAAGGCTGGCCGCTGGACCCGATGGTGCAGGCGATCGGGGCGGCGAACACGCTGGTGGTGAGAAGGAGCACCGGTCAGGAGACCGGTGCCGCCTTGTACAACACCGACGCGCTCGCGGCCAGGGAGTGCATCGAGGCAGTGGTGGGGGCGCTCGCGGGCAAGCACATTGCGGTTCTTGGAGCAGGTGGCGTCGCACGCGCGGTGGCGTTCGCATGCGCCGCGGCCGGAGCCGAGACAAGTGTGTTCGCGCGGGATGTGGGGAAAGCCGCTGAGTTGTCGCAAGCCGTGGCAAGAACAATCGAGAGCGGGCTGAAAGCCCGCCCCCCCGGTGCGTTGCTCGACGCGCAGACCACCGACGCCGACGTGATTGTCAACTGCACCCCGGTCGGGATGACTGGCGGCCCTGCGCCGGGTCAGTCGCCTATTCCTGATCTCTCGCGCCTCAAGAACACGGCGGTGGTGTTCGACACGGTGTACAACCCGGTCGAAACCCCGCTGCTCAGGGCCGCACGGGCGCGGGGGCTTGCAACCATCGACGGCGTGAGCCTGTTCACCCGTCAGGCGGAGGCGCAGTTCCGCTTGTGGACAGGGAAGGTGCCGCCCGCCAATCTGTTCGACGGGCTCGTGCGCGAGAGGCTGCGGACGCAGGAGGCGTAG
- the lpxA gene encoding acyl-ACP--UDP-N-acetylglucosamine O-acyltransferase: protein MANAPVVHPSAVLSGEIELSPGVVIGPHCVLTGRIKLGENVRLISHVSMQGPVEVGAGTRIHPFTSIGFTPQDVKWKDDHVTAGVRIGRDTQIRENVTLHAASKPDVPTSVGDRCFLMVGCHLGHDAKCGNDVVLVNNVLLAGHSEVGDKATLGGAAAVHQFTRVGRMAFISGMTAVAMDVPPFCLSAERNRVHGINLVGLRRNGVARDQVTLVRKAFRKAFRPTLPRKEMIQVLEEIGRESPLVMEMAEFVKAARRPVSNGMARPPRSLVTWMHFARRGEHLPGFEEGAEEVG from the coding sequence ATGGCCAACGCTCCTGTCGTGCATCCCTCGGCCGTGCTGTCGGGCGAGATTGAGCTCTCCCCGGGCGTGGTCATCGGTCCGCACTGCGTGCTCACCGGCCGCATCAAACTCGGCGAGAACGTGCGGCTCATTTCGCACGTGTCGATGCAGGGGCCGGTCGAGGTCGGCGCCGGCACGCGGATCCACCCCTTCACCTCCATCGGCTTCACGCCCCAGGACGTCAAGTGGAAGGACGACCACGTGACGGCAGGCGTCCGCATCGGGCGTGATACGCAGATCCGCGAGAACGTCACGCTGCACGCGGCCAGCAAGCCCGACGTGCCCACGAGCGTCGGTGACCGCTGCTTCCTCATGGTCGGCTGCCACCTCGGTCACGACGCCAAGTGCGGCAACGACGTGGTGCTGGTCAACAACGTGCTGCTGGCGGGGCACTCGGAGGTCGGCGACAAGGCCACCCTCGGCGGCGCGGCCGCGGTGCACCAGTTCACCCGTGTCGGCCGCATGGCGTTCATCTCGGGCATGACCGCCGTGGCGATGGATGTGCCGCCGTTCTGCCTCTCGGCGGAGCGCAACCGCGTGCACGGGATCAACCTCGTGGGCCTACGCCGCAACGGCGTCGCCCGCGATCAGGTCACGCTGGTTCGCAAGGCGTTCCGTAAGGCCTTCCGGCCCACGCTGCCGCGTAAGGAGATGATCCAGGTCCTCGAGGAGATCGGGCGCGAGAGCCCGCTCGTGATGGAAATGGCCGAGTTCGTCAAGGCGGCCAGGCGGCCGGTCTCTAACGGGATGGCCCGCCCGCCGCGGAGCCTGGTCACGTGGATGCACTTCGCCCGCCGGGGTGAGCACCTGCCGGGGTTCGAGGAAGGGGCCGAGGAAGTGGGCTGA